From a single Georhizobium profundi genomic region:
- a CDS encoding PhzF family phenazine biosynthesis protein codes for MQSQARPYAIFDVFSDRALAGNPLAVVFEADGLDDAALQGIAAEFNLSETVFVLSPQNAHHTAHLRIFTPVQELPFAGHPTVGAAVALAHRRKGSTENGAGHCDTVLMLEERAGNIRAVVSMRNHAVDDRPAGFAEFDLPRLPRQVDCIVKRDQVADALGINPGSVGFENHVVSVWSAGVPYVLIPVRDRTIAENCQCDPARWEALAPIDEGILASAFVYCRGGIDHSADFHARMFAPCSGTPEDPATGSAVAALAGAVNAFDDLLDGHHSRIVEQGIEMGRPSKIHLHMDVTAGRITRARLGGAAVRVAEGLLYV; via the coding sequence ATGCAGTCGCAAGCACGGCCATATGCGATTTTCGATGTCTTTTCCGACCGGGCGCTCGCGGGCAATCCGCTCGCTGTCGTCTTCGAGGCGGACGGGCTGGACGACGCGGCGCTGCAGGGGATCGCTGCCGAGTTCAACCTCTCCGAAACGGTGTTCGTGCTCTCGCCTCAAAACGCACATCACACGGCGCATCTGCGCATCTTCACGCCTGTGCAGGAACTGCCCTTTGCCGGCCACCCGACGGTTGGCGCCGCCGTTGCGCTCGCGCATCGGCGCAAGGGTTCAACCGAAAACGGCGCAGGCCATTGCGATACGGTGCTGATGCTCGAAGAACGCGCCGGCAATATCCGGGCCGTCGTCAGCATGCGCAACCACGCGGTCGATGATCGGCCGGCGGGATTTGCCGAGTTCGATCTGCCCCGTCTGCCGCGGCAAGTGGATTGCATCGTCAAGCGGGACCAGGTCGCGGATGCGCTCGGCATCAATCCGGGCAGTGTCGGCTTCGAGAACCATGTCGTTTCCGTCTGGAGCGCTGGCGTGCCCTATGTGCTCATTCCCGTGCGTGACCGGACGATTGCTGAAAATTGCCAGTGCGACCCGGCGCGATGGGAGGCGCTTGCGCCCATCGACGAAGGCATCCTGGCGAGCGCCTTCGTTTATTGCAGAGGCGGGATCGATCATTCTGCCGATTTCCACGCGCGGATGTTCGCTCCATGCTCCGGCACGCCGGAAGATCCCGCCACGGGTTCGGCGGTTGCCGCGCTCGCAGGTGCCGTCAACGCGTTCGACGACCTGCTGGACGGCCATCACTCCCGTATTGTCGAACAGGGCATCGAGATGGGCCGCCCCTCCAAGATCCACCTGCACATGGATGTGACGGCTGGCCGCATCACCCGCGCTCGCCTGGGCGGAGCCGCCGTTCGGGTTGCGGAAGGTTTGCTTTATGTGTGA
- a CDS encoding TRAP transporter permease has protein sequence MSDGTRDVDARKSMNDDELQDLVAATDTGARNPAGTAGFVIAGVALLWSLFQIYIASPLPFMIAQATGLQVVLNDTQSRSIHLAFGVFLAFMAFPAFASSPRDRIPLLDWVLALAAAFCALYIFLFYRDLARRPGLPITQDIVAAGIGMLLLLEATRRALGPPLVVVAVVFLAYVFFGSSTLVPDIIRWGGASFSRAMDQMWLSTGGVFGVALGVSTAFVFLFVLFGSMLDRAGAGNFFIKLAFALLGHLRGGPAKAAVLASMMTGLISGSSIANVVTTGTFTIPLMKRVGFSSEKAGAVEVASSVNGQIMPPVMGAAAFLMVEYVGIPYIDVIRHAFLPALISYIALLYLVHLEAVRNDMPALPKRVDRSGREALLRTLIVMLSIVLIIGAIYYAITFVRWLLPDISAPVLLLSLLGAYVALIWYAAKSPELEIDDPDAEVVELPIASEVLKTGLHYLIPLFVLVWFLMVERLSPGLSAFYAVMTLIVITVTQKPLKAFFRGMQSDETRRAMREGFDDLIVGMILGARNMIGIACATAAAGIIVGTVTLTGIGQVMAEFVEFLSGGNIFLILVFTAIISLVLGMGLPTTANYIVVSSLMAPVIVELGAANGVLIPLIAAHMFVFYFGIMADVTPPVGLASFAAAAVSGGDPIKTGFTAFFYSLRTVLLPFIFVFNTDLLLIDVGVAGAIWIFIKATFAMLIFAAATQGFFMARSRIWESAILLLVTFLLLRPGFFLDLVQAPYDTVPPQQVFQVVEAAPDGGEIRLEISGPDFDNPDTIVSRTMAFGLGEAGAPGEVRFEEAIGLMAMLDGERVALDEPLDLNSLAGRTLGGLDFYTDPPVQITRVEVPAERLPREIMYIPGFLLFGLVFFTQRRRGGTLFGNPQAR, from the coding sequence ATGAGCGACGGTACCCGGGACGTCGACGCCCGTAAGAGCATGAACGATGACGAACTCCAGGATCTCGTCGCAGCGACCGACACGGGTGCACGCAATCCCGCCGGAACGGCGGGCTTTGTCATAGCCGGCGTGGCGCTGTTGTGGTCGCTCTTCCAAATCTACATTGCGTCGCCTTTGCCATTCATGATCGCACAGGCGACCGGCTTGCAGGTGGTGCTGAACGACACCCAAAGCCGCTCGATCCACCTCGCTTTCGGCGTGTTTCTGGCCTTCATGGCATTCCCAGCCTTCGCCAGCTCGCCACGCGATCGCATACCGCTGCTCGACTGGGTCCTGGCGCTGGCGGCCGCGTTCTGCGCGCTCTACATCTTCCTCTTCTACCGAGATCTGGCTCGCCGACCCGGCCTTCCGATTACGCAGGACATCGTGGCCGCAGGCATCGGCATGCTGCTGTTGCTGGAAGCCACGCGCCGCGCGCTCGGACCACCGCTTGTCGTCGTTGCCGTCGTCTTCCTGGCCTACGTGTTCTTCGGCTCGTCCACCCTGGTCCCCGACATCATCCGCTGGGGTGGCGCCTCCTTCTCTCGCGCCATGGATCAGATGTGGCTGTCGACCGGCGGCGTCTTTGGGGTCGCACTTGGCGTATCGACGGCCTTCGTGTTCCTGTTCGTCCTGTTCGGCTCGATGCTGGACAGGGCAGGGGCCGGCAATTTCTTCATCAAGCTCGCCTTTGCGCTGCTCGGACATTTGCGTGGAGGTCCCGCCAAGGCGGCCGTACTGGCATCGATGATGACGGGTCTCATTTCCGGCTCGTCCATCGCCAATGTGGTGACCACCGGCACATTCACCATTCCGCTGATGAAGCGGGTTGGTTTCTCGTCCGAAAAAGCCGGCGCGGTCGAAGTTGCAAGCTCGGTCAACGGTCAGATCATGCCACCGGTAATGGGCGCTGCCGCGTTCCTCATGGTGGAATATGTCGGAATTCCCTACATCGACGTGATCCGTCACGCGTTCCTGCCGGCGCTCATTTCCTACATCGCGCTGCTCTACCTCGTGCATCTGGAAGCCGTGCGCAACGACATGCCAGCGTTGCCGAAGCGCGTCGACCGGTCGGGACGCGAGGCGCTGCTGCGGACCCTGATCGTCATGCTTTCGATCGTGCTGATCATTGGTGCGATCTATTACGCCATCACGTTCGTGCGCTGGCTGCTTCCGGACATTTCTGCGCCGGTTCTGCTGCTGTCCCTGCTCGGCGCCTATGTGGCGCTGATCTGGTATGCGGCGAAGTCGCCGGAACTGGAAATCGACGATCCGGATGCAGAAGTTGTCGAGCTGCCGATCGCATCGGAAGTTCTGAAAACGGGCCTTCATTACCTGATCCCGCTCTTCGTCCTGGTATGGTTCCTCATGGTCGAACGCCTGTCGCCCGGCCTGTCGGCGTTTTATGCCGTCATGACGCTGATTGTTATCACGGTCACGCAAAAGCCGCTGAAAGCCTTCTTCCGGGGCATGCAGTCCGATGAGACACGCCGCGCAATGCGGGAAGGCTTCGATGATCTCATTGTGGGCATGATCCTCGGCGCCCGCAACATGATCGGCATCGCCTGTGCCACCGCTGCAGCCGGCATCATCGTCGGTACCGTCACGCTGACCGGCATCGGCCAGGTCATGGCCGAGTTCGTCGAATTCCTGTCGGGAGGCAATATCTTCCTGATCCTGGTCTTCACCGCCATCATCAGCCTGGTGCTTGGCATGGGCCTGCCAACCACGGCGAACTACATCGTCGTGTCGTCGCTCATGGCGCCGGTTATCGTCGAACTCGGTGCGGCGAACGGCGTGCTGATCCCGCTGATTGCGGCGCATATGTTCGTCTTCTATTTCGGCATCATGGCCGATGTGACTCCACCGGTCGGCCTGGCGTCCTTTGCGGCGGCCGCCGTGTCGGGCGGAGACCCTATCAAGACGGGCTTTACGGCGTTCTTCTACTCCCTCCGCACGGTCCTCCTGCCGTTCATCTTCGTCTTCAACACGGATTTGCTGCTGATCGACGTCGGCGTTGCAGGCGCCATCTGGATTTTCATCAAGGCAACCTTTGCTATGTTGATCTTCGCGGCTGCGACGCAAGGATTCTTCATGGCGCGCAGCCGCATCTGGGAATCCGCGATCCTGCTGCTCGTCACGTTCCTGCTGCTGCGCCCCGGCTTTTTCCTTGATCTCGTGCAGGCACCTTACGACACCGTGCCGCCGCAGCAGGTGTTCCAAGTCGTCGAGGCAGCGCCGGACGGTGGCGAAATCCGTCTTGAGATATCGGGTCCCGATTTCGATAATCCGGACACGATCGTCAGCCGAACCATGGCCTTTGGCCTGGGGGAAGCGGGCGCACCCGGCGAAGTGCGTTTCGAGGAAGCCATCGGCCTGATGGCGATGCTGGACGGCGAGCGTGTGGCGCTGGATGAGCCGCTCGACCTCAACAGCCTCGCGGGCAGGACGCTCGGTGGCCTCGACTTCTATACCGATCCGCCGGTCCAGATCACCCGGGTCGAGGTTCCAGCGGAACGTCTCCCGCGCGAGATCATGTACATTCCGGGCTTCCTGCTGTTCGGGCTGGTGTTCTTTACCCAGCGCCGACGGGGCGGCACGCTCTTCGGCAACCCACAGGCAAGGTGA
- a CDS encoding NUDIX hydrolase: MTIERTGGTVIPLSQISIPMSPEPHPFEIAHRDAAEEAWQQTLRANPALFNGTVMLHSTMDIQDGRLTTVAHRVPYSALLLFLKERPVEGCWHLFGSALLVSSDNRVILSRMAERTANAGLVYSPCGSLDLSDVVGDKVDIDGNMRREVLEETGLDLASAEAEAAYGMVEIGGVVVIVRRFFFDMTAEELVARVRAHIDAEADPEIDDVFSVGAEDAPRSDYQFYMAELLHWHFRSKR, from the coding sequence ATGACAATCGAGCGGACGGGCGGCACGGTCATCCCGCTCTCACAAATTTCCATCCCTATGTCTCCCGAGCCGCACCCATTCGAGATCGCGCATCGAGATGCGGCCGAAGAGGCTTGGCAGCAGACGCTGCGGGCCAATCCAGCTCTCTTCAACGGAACCGTCATGCTCCATTCCACGATGGACATCCAAGACGGCCGGCTGACCACTGTTGCGCATCGCGTGCCCTATTCGGCATTGCTGCTTTTTCTCAAGGAGCGGCCAGTCGAAGGCTGCTGGCACCTCTTCGGCTCCGCTCTCCTCGTCTCCAGCGACAATCGCGTGATCCTGAGCCGCATGGCAGAGCGGACCGCCAATGCAGGCCTCGTCTACAGCCCATGCGGTTCACTCGACCTCAGCGACGTCGTTGGGGATAAGGTCGACATCGATGGCAACATGCGGCGTGAGGTGCTGGAAGAAACAGGGCTCGATCTTGCGAGCGCTGAGGCCGAGGCAGCGTACGGCATGGTGGAGATCGGCGGCGTCGTCGTCATCGTCCGGCGCTTCTTCTTCGACATGACGGCCGAAGAACTGGTCGCTCGGGTGCGCGCTCATATCGACGCTGAGGCCGACCCGGAAATCGATGACGTCTTTTCTGTCGGCGCGGAAGACGCACCGCGCTCCGACTACCAATTCTACATGGCGGAGCTCCTGCACTGGCATTTCCGTTCAAAACGTTGA
- a CDS encoding COG3650 family protein: protein MLAALCLAAPSVAEVLEDDQSLPALYAVTGVEPGDELNIRLEPRSNADIIGRLPPQSAGIEVVGRKGNWLQINSVEASGWVAARFLEREAGAPQSGVLPERLACFGTEPFWSVVAAGTSMTYNTPDNPDGTPFSIRHVTRAMNSPSPHWIILGERQAQSMTAVVMPQACSDGMSDRMFGLATTIVIDSGDTATGLSGCCSIAPAAQN, encoded by the coding sequence TTGCTCGCGGCACTGTGTCTCGCCGCGCCAAGTGTCGCGGAGGTTCTCGAGGACGATCAGTCGCTTCCGGCGCTCTACGCGGTGACGGGGGTCGAACCCGGAGACGAACTCAACATCCGGCTGGAGCCGCGATCGAATGCCGACATTATCGGCAGGCTTCCACCACAGTCGGCTGGCATCGAAGTTGTCGGCCGAAAGGGCAACTGGCTGCAGATCAACAGTGTCGAGGCCAGCGGCTGGGTGGCAGCACGGTTTCTGGAGCGGGAAGCCGGCGCCCCGCAGTCCGGTGTGCTGCCGGAGCGGCTCGCATGCTTCGGAACCGAGCCGTTCTGGTCGGTGGTGGCTGCGGGAACCTCCATGACCTACAACACGCCGGACAACCCAGACGGTACGCCGTTTTCGATCCGCCACGTGACGCGGGCCATGAACAGCCCGTCGCCGCATTGGATCATTCTTGGCGAGCGGCAGGCACAGTCGATGACGGCAGTGGTGATGCCTCAAGCCTGTTCGGATGGCATGTCGGACAGGATGTTCGGGCTTGCGACGACGATCGTGATCGACAGCGGGGACACGGCAACGGGCCTGAGCGGCTGCTGCTCCATCGCGCCAGCCGCGCAGAACTGA
- a CDS encoding DUF1622 domain-containing protein, which yields MLEKAGQLEIVIAALEYAGIAVIIVGALYAVVAFGMALLSGVDGQPFRAMRARLGRSILLGLEFLVAADIIATVAIEPTLQKVATLGALILVRTFLSLSLEVEIEGRWPWQRADAEHPLERPTSK from the coding sequence ATGTTGGAAAAGGCCGGGCAACTCGAGATCGTTATAGCGGCGCTCGAATATGCAGGAATTGCCGTGATCATCGTCGGCGCTCTCTACGCTGTTGTCGCTTTCGGGATGGCGCTACTCTCTGGAGTGGATGGTCAGCCGTTCCGGGCCATGCGGGCGCGGCTCGGACGCTCAATTTTGCTTGGGTTGGAATTCTTGGTTGCAGCCGACATCATCGCGACCGTCGCCATTGAACCGACCCTGCAGAAAGTCGCAACGCTCGGAGCGCTTATCCTGGTACGGACGTTTTTGAGCCTTTCGCTTGAAGTGGAAATCGAAGGTCGATGGCCGTGGCAACGCGCCGACGCCGAACATCCTCTGGAGCGCCCGACATCCAAATGA
- a CDS encoding HEPN domain-containing protein: MQAFFNDKTRRRVAESAEKLLDQKLNRRNDIVHGDLTIVVDQTEIEETLAFFRAIIAALDQLVR, from the coding sequence TTGCAGGCGTTCTTCAACGATAAGACACGGCGGCGGGTAGCGGAGAGTGCCGAGAAGCTACTCGACCAAAAATTAAATCGCCGCAATGACATCGTTCATGGCGACCTTACTATCGTTGTGGATCAGACCGAGATTGAGGAAACTTTGGCATTCTTCCGCGCGATTATCGCGGCGCTTGATCAGCTGGTGCGTTAA
- a CDS encoding DUF6894 family protein yields the protein MARYFFDVVDGTRIAKDDQGLQMVDLQGARAAAMNTVGQITREILPDGSRRHVVVKVRDEEGSYVYECTVDSQGADCRAFDDESVP from the coding sequence ATGGCCAGGTATTTTTTCGACGTCGTGGATGGAACGCGCATCGCCAAGGATGATCAGGGTCTGCAGATGGTCGACCTTCAAGGAGCGCGTGCTGCAGCAATGAATACCGTTGGCCAGATCACACGCGAGATCCTGCCAGACGGTTCGCGGCGTCACGTCGTCGTCAAAGTGAGGGACGAGGAAGGGTCCTACGTCTACGAATGCACCGTCGATTCCCAAGGGGCAGACTGCCGGGCGTTCGACGACGAGTCAGTTCCCTGA
- a CDS encoding BA14K family protein has translation MRAFLSILSAVAIAATLLLPSTVTARAQDRGFGNLVTEVQYRDGRRWRDDRRWRDARRWHHRDRYAHRPRHYGPRYRRGPSVDIIIGGGGYYRPAPRYIAPPPIRPVRPGYGLNSAHIDWCYARYRSYRASDNTFQPYHGPRRSCISPYG, from the coding sequence ATGCGCGCCTTCCTATCCATTTTGAGTGCAGTCGCGATTGCCGCGACACTACTACTACCCTCGACCGTGACAGCCCGTGCGCAGGACCGGGGCTTCGGTAATCTCGTGACCGAAGTCCAGTATCGCGACGGGCGGCGTTGGCGGGATGATCGCCGTTGGCGTGATGCACGTCGCTGGCATCACCGCGACCGTTATGCGCACCGCCCACGTCATTACGGCCCGCGTTACCGTCGCGGCCCGTCGGTCGACATCATCATTGGTGGCGGTGGCTACTACCGCCCTGCTCCGCGCTACATTGCGCCTCCACCCATCCGTCCGGTTCGTCCAGGCTATGGGTTGAACTCGGCTCATATCGATTGGTGCTACGCGCGATACCGGTCCTACCGTGCGTCGGACAACACGTTCCAGCCCTATCACGGCCCGCGGCGCTCCTGCATCTCGCCTTACGGCTGA
- a CDS encoding TAXI family TRAP transporter solute-binding subunit yields the protein MTLTKIHMTGVAAALAATLGAGTALAQDQQFISIGTGGVTGVYYPVGGAICRLMNQNRREHGIRCSVESTAASVYNVNAIRGGELDFGVAQSDVQYNAYNGEADFEELGAQEDLRAVFSLHNEPLTIVARADAGIESFADIEGKRVNVGQPGSGTRSLMDLLMAERGWTTANLAVSAELAPAEQSAALCDNNIDAFAYAVGHPAGAIQEATTTCDSVIVNVDGEEAQALLDQYPYYTAATIPGGMYRGNDEDIMTMGVGATLVASANVDEEVVYQLVKAVFDNFEDFKSLHPALENLEASAMANEGNSAPLHPGAERYFREAGLIE from the coding sequence ATGACCCTCACCAAGATCCACATGACCGGCGTTGCCGCCGCTCTTGCCGCGACGCTGGGTGCAGGCACTGCGCTTGCCCAGGACCAGCAATTCATCTCGATCGGCACAGGCGGCGTCACCGGCGTCTACTATCCGGTCGGCGGCGCCATCTGCCGCCTGATGAACCAGAACCGACGCGAGCACGGCATCCGCTGTTCGGTGGAATCGACCGCGGCCTCCGTCTATAACGTCAATGCCATCCGTGGCGGCGAACTCGATTTCGGTGTCGCTCAATCGGACGTTCAGTACAACGCCTATAATGGCGAGGCTGATTTCGAAGAGCTCGGCGCCCAGGAAGATCTGCGGGCAGTCTTTTCGCTCCACAATGAGCCTTTGACGATCGTCGCTCGCGCCGATGCCGGCATCGAATCCTTCGCCGACATCGAAGGCAAGCGGGTCAATGTCGGCCAGCCTGGCTCCGGCACGCGTTCGCTGATGGATCTCCTGATGGCAGAGCGTGGCTGGACGACTGCAAACCTCGCCGTGTCGGCTGAGCTTGCGCCTGCCGAGCAGAGCGCAGCGTTGTGTGACAACAACATCGATGCTTTCGCCTATGCCGTCGGGCATCCGGCAGGCGCCATACAGGAAGCCACCACGACCTGCGACAGCGTTATCGTCAATGTCGATGGCGAAGAAGCGCAGGCACTGCTCGATCAGTACCCGTATTACACCGCAGCAACGATTCCAGGCGGCATGTATCGCGGCAATGACGAGGACATCATGACGATGGGTGTCGGCGCGACGCTCGTCGCTTCGGCCAACGTGGACGAGGAAGTCGTCTACCAGCTGGTCAAGGCCGTCTTCGACAATTTCGAAGACTTCAAGAGCCTGCACCCGGCGCTTGAGAACCTCGAAGCATCCGCAATGGCGAACGAGGGCAATTCGGCTCCCCTGCACCCCGGCGCCGAGCGGTACTTCCGAGAAGCCGGCCTGATCGAATAG
- a CDS encoding YihY/virulence factor BrkB family protein has product MIGLSGVKEVAVSAAQGWLNDRALSLGAAIAFYTLFALAPMLLTAVAVAGLVFGQEAAQGALVGELGGLLGPRGAEALEAMLANTRDTGSGIIATIVGTVTFLVLMTGAFVQLQDALNLIWKAPPARHWGLALARSRLMSFAFVIGIGFLLLVSLVIDAGLTAVGTYLGEKLPGWSLVLFAFNSLLALASASAMFTAIFKVLPDVPVAWHDAWVGGLLTGLMFTLGKFLIAFYIGSSGVASTYGAAGSIVTILLWIYYSSQIVLFGAEVTKAYAGVRGDADTR; this is encoded by the coding sequence TTGATCGGATTGTCAGGTGTCAAAGAAGTCGCAGTATCGGCCGCGCAGGGTTGGTTGAACGATCGAGCGTTGAGCCTCGGTGCTGCGATCGCGTTCTACACGCTCTTCGCGCTCGCTCCCATGCTCCTGACAGCCGTTGCCGTGGCGGGATTGGTGTTCGGCCAGGAAGCGGCGCAAGGCGCTCTCGTGGGAGAACTGGGCGGACTTTTGGGTCCTCGGGGCGCGGAGGCGCTCGAGGCCATGTTGGCGAATACGCGCGACACAGGAAGCGGTATCATTGCGACTATCGTCGGGACGGTGACTTTTCTCGTGTTGATGACGGGCGCCTTCGTGCAATTGCAGGACGCGCTCAACCTGATCTGGAAAGCCCCGCCTGCTCGCCATTGGGGTCTGGCGTTGGCCCGCAGCCGGCTGATGAGTTTCGCCTTCGTTATTGGTATCGGATTCTTGCTGCTGGTGTCGCTGGTCATCGACGCCGGCCTCACCGCAGTCGGTACCTATCTCGGCGAAAAGCTTCCAGGCTGGTCACTGGTTCTGTTCGCGTTCAATTCGCTGTTGGCCCTCGCCAGCGCCAGCGCAATGTTCACGGCAATCTTCAAGGTTTTGCCGGATGTTCCGGTAGCGTGGCATGACGCGTGGGTCGGCGGGCTGCTGACGGGGCTGATGTTCACGCTCGGCAAGTTCCTGATCGCCTTCTATATCGGCAGCAGCGGGGTCGCATCGACATACGGGGCGGCTGGGTCGATCGTCACGATACTTCTCTGGATCTATTACTCATCCCAGATCGTGCTGTTCGGCGCCGAAGTTACGAAGGCTTACGCGGGAGTCCGCGGCGACGCCGATACTCGGTAA
- a CDS encoding universal stress protein — protein MYREILVSLDLGDKVMAEKTLSTAIDYAKVFGCRLHVMTVVPDYGMAIVGGFFPKEHEQQAIQHMDGLLHAFTKAHVPADIRHRHIVGHGSIYREILRYADVAKADLIILAAATPGPEDFLIGPNAARVVRHAKISVLVVR, from the coding sequence ATGTATCGCGAAATCCTCGTTTCTCTCGATCTCGGCGACAAGGTGATGGCCGAGAAAACACTGAGCACGGCGATCGATTACGCCAAGGTCTTCGGTTGCCGACTGCATGTGATGACGGTCGTGCCTGACTACGGGATGGCGATCGTCGGCGGCTTCTTCCCGAAGGAGCATGAGCAACAGGCGATCCAGCACATGGATGGTCTGCTTCACGCCTTTACCAAGGCGCACGTGCCGGCCGACATCCGCCACCGTCATATCGTCGGGCATGGGTCGATCTATCGAGAGATCTTGCGCTACGCGGATGTCGCTAAGGCAGACCTGATCATTCTCGCCGCTGCCACGCCAGGCCCGGAAGATTTCCTCATCGGCCCGAATGCCGCCCGCGTCGTGCGACACGCGAAGATCTCAGTTCTCGTTGTGCGGTAA